In a single window of the Caulobacter soli genome:
- a CDS encoding crotonase/enoyl-CoA hydratase family protein: MAEVELHTDGPVWTVTINRPDKRNAVNPDTALQLRAAFDAFEADPTAAVAVLTGAGGTFCAGFDLAVAASGEGERYDPVGEGPMGPTRRLLSKPVIAAVEGHAVAGGLELALWCDLRVASASAIFGVFCRRWGVPLIDGGTVRLPRIVGQGRALDMILTGRAVEAVEALSWGLADRVVPAGEALGAAQALAAQIAVFPQICLRADRASAFAQWDVSLEEALKVEGIGGLEPLRREARAGAARFRDGEGRGGTF; this comes from the coding sequence ATGGCCGAAGTCGAGCTCCACACCGACGGCCCGGTCTGGACCGTGACGATCAACCGCCCGGACAAGCGCAACGCGGTGAACCCCGACACGGCCCTGCAACTGCGGGCGGCCTTCGACGCCTTCGAGGCCGATCCGACCGCCGCCGTGGCGGTGTTGACCGGGGCCGGCGGAACGTTCTGCGCCGGGTTCGACCTGGCCGTCGCCGCCTCCGGCGAGGGCGAGCGCTACGACCCGGTCGGCGAGGGTCCGATGGGGCCGACGCGGCGCTTGCTGTCCAAGCCGGTGATCGCCGCCGTCGAGGGCCACGCGGTGGCCGGCGGGCTGGAACTGGCCCTGTGGTGCGACCTGCGGGTGGCGTCGGCCAGCGCGATCTTCGGCGTGTTCTGCCGGCGTTGGGGCGTGCCGCTGATCGACGGCGGCACGGTGCGGCTGCCGCGGATCGTCGGCCAGGGCCGGGCGCTGGACATGATCCTGACCGGCCGCGCGGTCGAGGCCGTCGAGGCGCTGAGCTGGGGCCTGGCCGACCGCGTGGTCCCGGCCGGCGAGGCGCTTGGCGCGGCCCAGGCCCTGGCCGCCCAGATCGCCGTCTTCCCGCAGATCTGCCTGCGCGCCGACCGCGCCTCGGCCTTCGCCCAGTGGGACGTCTCGCTGGAAGAGGCGCTGAAGGTCGAGGGGATCGGCGGGCTGGAGCCCCTGCGGCGCGAAGCCCGGGCGGGCGCGGCGCGGTTCAGGGACGGCGAAGGGCGGGGTGGGACCTTTTAA
- a CDS encoding error-prone DNA polymerase, translated as MTAYAELQATTNFSFLRGASHAKELMFTAEAYGLKALGVTDRNTLAGVVRPWTFAKDEGLKARALTGCRLDFADETPSLLCYPSDREAFGRLTRLLTVGQLRGEKGECHLFWEDFLQYAEGQLALIVPPARLDETFEAHLNQMAGELRGRVWLTANRAYAAQDLKRLARLADLARDARAPMVATNDVLYHAPERRVLQDVMTCIREGCTIQEAGFRLEANAERHLKRPSEMARLFERWPQAVERTLEIVERIDFDLGQLKYEYPDEPVPPGSTAIRHLTKLAWDGAKTRYPGGVPDKVRTLLKSELKLIKKLKVPDYFLTVHDIVKWARDQKILCQGRGSAANSSVCFCLGVTAVDPTKPNQDLLFARFLSEERGEPPDIDVDFEHDRREEVMQYVYRRYGRHRAAICGTVIHYRPRSAIRDVGKALGLTEDITAQLANTVWGSWGDGLPEEHIRQVGLDPENPAIKRAVLLATELLQFPRHLSQHVGGFVLTKRRLDETVPIGNAAMADRTFIEWDKDDIDSVGLMKVDVLALGMLSAVRRAFDMLRADHGLPLSDLAHIPQEQDEVYAMLQKADSVGVFQVESRAQMSMLPRLKPKTFYDLAIQVAIVRPGPIQGNMVHPYLKRRGQPELVTYPKPAPPHPQDELKGVLEKTLGVPLFQEQAMRIAIEGAKFSDADANGLRRCMATFRSQGDLGVYQEKFVGGMIARGYDPTFAKDCFEQIKGFGSYGFPESHAVSFALLVYASSWIKCSWPDVFCAALINSQPMGFYQPAQLVRDAREHGVEVRAPDILMSDWDCTLETASPLTGRERRIADDKIFNPDTRPFWKAVRLGLRQIKGLKEDDSKQIITVRAAGARAPADFARAGVSQRALELLAEADAFASIGLSRRDALWAVKGLKGEVKVDSQAPLLAGLPLFEDAVALPTMALPQQVAEDYRTTSLSLKSHPLRFFRPGLERRGVIPAEGLKGLPNGRRVSVGGLVLIRQRPGTAKGVVFLTLEDETGVANAVVWKDCFDVHRRTVMSASFLIVHGKVQSAEGVIHVVAEDFTDLSAELARMKEDPEAPAPAVRMRTSGRLQRSRDFH; from the coding sequence ATGACGGCCTATGCCGAGCTGCAGGCCACTACAAACTTCTCTTTCCTGCGCGGCGCCTCCCACGCCAAGGAGCTGATGTTCACCGCCGAGGCCTATGGCTTGAAAGCCCTGGGTGTCACCGACCGCAACACCCTGGCCGGGGTGGTGCGACCATGGACGTTCGCCAAGGACGAAGGGCTGAAGGCGCGCGCCTTGACCGGCTGTCGCCTGGATTTCGCCGACGAGACGCCGAGCCTGCTTTGCTACCCCTCGGATCGCGAGGCGTTCGGAAGGCTGACGCGCCTGCTAACCGTGGGCCAGCTACGCGGGGAGAAGGGGGAATGCCATCTCTTCTGGGAAGACTTCCTGCAATACGCCGAAGGACAGCTTGCCCTGATCGTACCGCCGGCTCGTCTCGACGAGACATTCGAGGCGCATCTCAACCAGATGGCCGGCGAGCTGCGCGGCCGGGTCTGGCTGACGGCCAATCGCGCCTATGCCGCCCAGGATCTCAAGCGCCTGGCGCGGCTGGCCGATCTGGCGCGGGATGCGCGCGCGCCGATGGTCGCTACAAACGACGTGCTCTACCACGCACCTGAGCGTCGGGTGCTGCAAGACGTCATGACCTGCATCCGTGAAGGCTGCACGATCCAGGAGGCCGGGTTTCGCCTGGAGGCCAATGCCGAGCGCCACCTCAAGCGCCCAAGCGAAATGGCCCGCCTCTTCGAGCGTTGGCCCCAGGCGGTGGAACGCACCCTGGAGATCGTCGAGCGCATCGATTTCGACCTGGGTCAGCTCAAGTACGAATATCCCGACGAGCCCGTTCCGCCCGGCAGCACGGCGATCCGGCACCTGACCAAGCTGGCCTGGGACGGCGCCAAGACGCGCTATCCCGGCGGCGTGCCGGACAAGGTCAGGACCTTGCTCAAGAGCGAGTTGAAGCTGATCAAGAAGCTCAAGGTCCCCGACTATTTCCTGACCGTCCACGACATCGTCAAATGGGCGCGCGACCAGAAGATCCTCTGCCAGGGACGCGGTTCGGCCGCCAATTCCTCGGTCTGTTTCTGCCTGGGCGTCACGGCGGTGGATCCAACCAAGCCTAATCAGGACCTGCTCTTCGCCCGGTTCCTCTCCGAGGAACGGGGCGAGCCGCCGGATATCGACGTCGACTTCGAGCATGATCGCCGCGAGGAGGTGATGCAGTACGTCTACCGGCGCTATGGCCGCCACCGGGCGGCGATCTGCGGCACGGTGATCCACTATCGGCCCCGCAGCGCCATTCGCGACGTCGGTAAGGCGCTGGGTCTGACGGAAGATATCACGGCTCAGCTGGCCAATACGGTCTGGGGCAGTTGGGGCGATGGTCTGCCGGAGGAGCATATCCGTCAGGTCGGACTCGATCCGGAAAACCCCGCGATCAAGCGGGCGGTGCTGCTGGCGACCGAACTGCTGCAGTTTCCACGTCATCTGTCACAGCATGTCGGCGGCTTCGTCCTGACCAAGCGTAGGCTGGACGAGACCGTGCCGATCGGCAACGCCGCCATGGCGGATCGCACCTTCATCGAATGGGACAAGGACGACATCGACAGCGTCGGCCTGATGAAGGTCGACGTTCTGGCCTTGGGCATGTTGAGCGCCGTCCGGCGCGCCTTCGACATGCTGCGCGCGGACCATGGCCTGCCTCTGTCGGATCTGGCGCACATTCCGCAGGAGCAGGACGAGGTCTACGCCATGTTGCAGAAGGCGGACTCCGTCGGCGTGTTCCAGGTCGAGAGCCGGGCCCAGATGTCGATGCTGCCGCGCCTGAAGCCGAAGACCTTCTACGACCTGGCCATCCAGGTGGCGATCGTGCGTCCCGGCCCGATCCAGGGGAACATGGTGCACCCCTACCTCAAGCGGCGCGGCCAGCCCGAACTCGTGACCTATCCGAAGCCGGCGCCGCCGCATCCGCAGGACGAACTGAAGGGGGTCCTGGAAAAGACCCTGGGCGTGCCGCTGTTCCAGGAACAGGCCATGCGGATCGCCATCGAGGGGGCGAAGTTCAGCGACGCCGACGCCAATGGACTGCGGCGCTGCATGGCCACCTTCCGCAGCCAGGGCGACCTGGGCGTTTACCAGGAGAAGTTCGTCGGCGGCATGATCGCGCGTGGTTACGATCCCACCTTCGCCAAGGACTGCTTCGAGCAGATCAAGGGTTTCGGCTCGTATGGCTTTCCGGAAAGCCATGCGGTGAGCTTCGCCCTGCTGGTCTACGCCTCCTCGTGGATCAAATGCTCATGGCCCGACGTGTTCTGCGCGGCGCTGATCAATTCCCAGCCGATGGGGTTCTACCAGCCGGCCCAACTGGTGCGCGACGCGCGCGAGCATGGGGTCGAGGTGCGGGCGCCGGACATTCTGATGAGTGACTGGGATTGCACGCTGGAGACGGCGTCGCCCCTGACGGGGCGGGAGCGGCGGATCGCCGACGACAAAATCTTCAATCCCGATACGCGCCCATTCTGGAAAGCCGTTCGCCTGGGGCTGCGCCAGATCAAGGGGCTGAAGGAGGACGACTCCAAGCAAATCATCACTGTCCGCGCCGCCGGCGCCCGCGCGCCCGCCGACTTCGCGCGGGCCGGGGTGTCGCAGCGCGCGCTGGAGCTGCTGGCCGAGGCCGACGCGTTCGCGTCCATCGGCCTCTCCCGGCGCGACGCGCTGTGGGCGGTCAAGGGGCTGAAGGGCGAGGTCAAGGTCGACAGCCAGGCGCCGCTGCTGGCCGGCCTGCCGTTGTTCGAGGACGCCGTCGCCCTGCCGACCATGGCCTTGCCCCAGCAGGTGGCCGAGGACTATCGCACCACCAGCCTGTCGCTGAAGTCCCACCCGCTGCGCTTCTTCCGGCCGGGGCTGGAGCGGCGCGGCGTGATCCCCGCCGAGGGGCTGAAGGGCCTGCCCAACGGTCGTCGGGTCAGCGTCGGCGGGCTGGTGCTGATCCGCCAGCGGCCGGGCACGGCCAAGGGCGTGGTGTTCCTGACCCTGGAGGACGAGACGGGCGTGGCCAACGCGGTGGTCTGGAAGGACTGCTTCGACGTGCACCGCCGCACGGTGATGAGCGCCTCGTTCCTGATCGTCCACGGCAAGGTGCAGTCCGCCGAGGGGGTGATCCACGTGGTGGCCGAGGACTTCACCGATCTGTCAGCTGAGCTGGCGCGGATGAAGGAAGACCCCGAAGCGCCCGCCCCGGCGGTGCGGATGCGGACGTCGGGGCGGCTTCAGCGGAGCCGGGATTTTCACTGA
- a CDS encoding VanZ family protein, protein MSLRARKINRIVFIVFLSASAYALAKALLPGDDSVGFIPWDKAKHFIVFYVLSVLASLALPQSRLHRIGLVLLAFGGSIEILQGFVGRDASWFDLFADACGISAAFGPMLVSKWWRETARF, encoded by the coding sequence ATGTCCCTCCGCGCCCGCAAGATCAACCGTATCGTCTTCATCGTCTTCCTGAGCGCGTCCGCCTACGCCCTGGCCAAGGCCCTGTTGCCGGGCGACGACAGCGTCGGCTTCATCCCCTGGGACAAGGCCAAGCACTTCATCGTCTTCTACGTGCTGAGCGTCCTGGCCAGCCTGGCCCTGCCGCAGAGCCGGCTGCACCGCATCGGCTTGGTCCTCCTGGCGTTCGGCGGCTCGATCGAGATCCTGCAGGGCTTCGTCGGCCGCGACGCCTCGTGGTTCGACCTGTTCGCCGACGCCTGCGGCATCAGCGCGGCGTTCGGACCGATGCTGGTGTCCAAGTGGTGGCGGGAGACGGCGCGGTTCTGA
- a CDS encoding Y-family DNA polymerase, translating to MARILSVWCRNWPITTWRRANPNFGAPGDAKASPRGGGDRAAVGGGSDRKVGPAGGRRPIPPPSVACGDTSPTGGGSVPPVALIATEGGTRRLAAVDDAAAALGLHVGQKAADAAALVPDLLTADHDPDGDRAALEILCDWCVRFSPAVAIDGLDGLFLDVEGVSHLWGGEAAMLDDLLARLERWGAPARGAIADTPGAAWALARYAPDRTIAPPGGQGALLAPLPVAALRLDEAAQAQLPRLGLFHIGQLLTLPRAQLAKRFGLAAVLRIDQALGAAREALTFRRPATPWFDRLAFFEPISALEDLERVTGDVMILICRRLEEEGQGAKRFEVVFHRLDGKAMPVAAGLSRPGRDAKRLARLLAPKLGVIDPGFGIEVVTVFALDVEPLSTVQTRMDAEAGVGVDESLAPLIDRLMNRLGSARVWRADLRESHVPERSVMRSAPLAAPGEKSWDPARPRPSRLLKRPEAIEVMAKLPDDPPVRFQWRNKTHRVRHAEGPERIGQEWWRTAFDEVGPAKIRDYYRVEDEAGGRYWIYRQGLYGVGDEPKWWLHGLFG from the coding sequence ATGGCCCGCATCCTTTCCGTCTGGTGTCGCAACTGGCCGATCACGACGTGGCGGCGAGCGAACCCGAACTTCGGCGCGCCGGGTGACGCCAAAGCCTCCCCCCGTGGGGGAGGCGACCGCGCAGCGGTCGGTGGGGGGAGTGATCGGAAGGTCGGTCCCGCCGGTGGTCGACGGCCTATTCCTCCCCCCTCCGTCGCCTGCGGCGACACCTCCCCCACGGGGGGAGGCTCTGTTCCGCCCGTCGCCCTGATCGCCACCGAAGGCGGCACGCGCCGCCTGGCCGCCGTCGACGACGCAGCCGCGGCCCTGGGCCTGCACGTCGGCCAGAAGGCCGCCGACGCCGCGGCCCTGGTCCCCGACCTGCTGACCGCCGATCACGATCCCGACGGCGACCGCGCCGCCCTGGAGATCCTCTGCGACTGGTGCGTGCGCTTCTCGCCGGCCGTGGCGATCGACGGGCTGGACGGCCTGTTCCTCGACGTCGAGGGCGTCTCCCACCTGTGGGGCGGCGAGGCGGCCATGCTGGACGACCTGCTGGCCCGCCTCGAACGCTGGGGCGCGCCGGCGAGAGGCGCGATCGCCGACACCCCCGGCGCGGCCTGGGCCCTGGCCCGCTACGCCCCCGACCGCACCATCGCTCCGCCAGGCGGCCAGGGCGCGTTACTGGCCCCGCTGCCGGTCGCCGCCCTGCGCCTGGACGAGGCCGCCCAGGCCCAACTGCCGCGCCTGGGCCTGTTCCACATCGGCCAGCTCTTGACCCTGCCGCGCGCCCAGCTGGCCAAGCGCTTCGGCCTGGCCGCCGTGCTGCGCATCGACCAGGCCCTGGGCGCGGCCCGCGAAGCCCTGACCTTCCGCCGCCCCGCCACCCCCTGGTTCGACCGCCTGGCCTTCTTCGAACCGATCAGCGCCCTGGAGGACCTGGAACGGGTGACGGGGGATGTCATGATCTTGATCTGCCGCAGGCTCGAAGAGGAAGGGCAGGGCGCCAAGCGCTTCGAGGTTGTCTTTCACCGCCTGGACGGCAAGGCCATGCCGGTCGCGGCCGGCCTGTCGCGACCGGGGCGCGACGCCAAGCGACTGGCGCGTCTGCTGGCGCCCAAGCTGGGGGTGATCGATCCCGGTTTCGGGATCGAGGTGGTCACGGTGTTCGCCCTGGACGTCGAACCGCTCTCGACGGTCCAGACCCGGATGGACGCCGAGGCGGGCGTCGGTGTCGACGAGAGCTTGGCGCCCCTGATCGATCGCCTGATGAACCGCCTGGGAAGCGCTCGCGTTTGGCGCGCCGACCTGCGCGAAAGTCATGTCCCGGAACGCTCGGTCATGCGGTCGGCGCCTTTGGCGGCGCCGGGCGAAAAGTCGTGGGATCCGGCTCGTCCCCGACCCTCGCGTCTTCTCAAGCGACCCGAAGCCATCGAGGTGATGGCCAAGCTTCCCGATGATCCGCCCGTGCGCTTTCAATGGCGGAACAAGACCCACCGTGTGCGCCACGCCGAAGGCCCGGAACGCATCGGCCAGGAATGGTGGCGCACCGCTTTCGACGAGGTGGGACCCGCCAAGATCCGTGACTACTACCGCGTGGAGGACGAGGCGGGCGGTCGGTACTGGATCTACCGCCAGGGCCTGTACGGCGTCGGCGATGAACCGAAATGGTGGCTGCATGGCCTGTTCGGATAA
- a CDS encoding ImuA family protein, whose product MPGAKPALSALRAQIAALEAGTRTPPPVLPFGDPRIDGCFPGGGLQRGGWHEVGGSGLEEETGAAPAAFTALMLRPLAAQGAVVWVMRRDDLHVPGLVNLGFPAERLIQVRARDEAEVLAVLEDALATVGVAAAIGEAETPDLKAGRRLQLACERRGSTGVLLRRRPYGGPVGKVREVSGSAVQTRWRVAAAPSQPPPGEPGLGPPRWRVDLERCRGGRPGAWILEQAEAADGPHPFRLVSQLADHDVAASEPELRRAG is encoded by the coding sequence ATGCCCGGGGCGAAACCCGCCCTTTCGGCTTTGAGAGCCCAGATCGCCGCCTTGGAAGCGGGGACTCGGACTCCGCCGCCCGTCCTGCCGTTCGGCGATCCGCGCATCGACGGCTGCTTTCCGGGCGGCGGCCTGCAACGCGGCGGCTGGCATGAGGTGGGCGGGTCGGGGCTGGAGGAAGAGACCGGCGCCGCCCCTGCGGCCTTCACCGCCCTGATGCTGCGGCCGCTGGCGGCCCAGGGCGCGGTGGTCTGGGTGATGCGGCGTGACGACCTGCACGTGCCAGGCCTGGTCAATCTGGGCTTTCCGGCCGAACGCCTGATTCAGGTGCGGGCCCGCGACGAGGCCGAGGTGCTGGCGGTGCTGGAGGACGCCCTGGCCACGGTGGGCGTCGCCGCCGCGATCGGCGAGGCCGAGACCCCCGACCTCAAGGCCGGCCGCCGCCTGCAGTTGGCCTGCGAGCGGCGAGGCTCGACCGGGGTGCTGCTGCGAAGACGGCCCTATGGCGGGCCGGTGGGCAAGGTCCGGGAGGTGTCGGGTTCGGCCGTCCAGACCCGCTGGCGCGTCGCCGCCGCTCCCAGCCAACCCCCGCCGGGCGAGCCGGGCCTGGGCCCGCCACGCTGGCGGGTCGACCTCGAACGCTGCCGGGGCGGCCGTCCCGGCGCCTGGATCCTCGAACAAGCGGAGGCCGCCGATGGCCCGCATCCTTTCCGTCTGGTGTCGCAACTGGCCGATCACGACGTGGCGGCGAGCGAACCCGAACTTCGGCGCGCCGGGTGA
- a CDS encoding response regulator, producing the protein MIEQTVDVTRLDGFVRYTRGIVRARLVLVVVFVGLLAIYTPLPMTLFGLAELVIYAALYLATEVALRHPEPLVAFRRLRWWSIGLVFLLSLNACALAVKIRLFGEPIMRVEAALVATCVLLFAALRVHTGKVSYITAVGPPVATLLWIAFDRHTPLAANHYGAAMLLFVAAVLSATWRQQMTDRALAQALRDLARKNADLTEAIAEAKAASRAKSDLLAVASHEIRTPLNAVLGFAHALRRDTFLTSTQADLAQGVLEGGAQLTRLLDTVLDLTKLEAGQAALTLAPVDLRRLVRTVVRVWSAHAQAVGVLLSFEDADPDLAYGVLADEAKLEQTLVNLVSNGLKASPSGGAVVVRLAGATGDQTLSALIEVRDTGAPVPPEDRPRMFDAFDQTERGRSLGGSGLGLSICAANLALMGGEIGVDDVPGGDARSGKAGKRGAVFWFAFEAAILAPPVAGSPAPGSSAEANVAAPIRVLAAEDNPANRRVLAALLAASPVQLVFAEDGAKALDAWRAEPFDLVLMDVNMPVLDGVAALAEIRRVEAASIKPRTPVWMLTANVFDDDVARYRADGADGVLRKPIDTVALFALLAEVAEAKTVVVSRASESLSL; encoded by the coding sequence ATGATCGAACAGACGGTGGATGTCACCCGCCTGGACGGGTTCGTTCGATATACCCGCGGCATCGTGCGCGCCCGTCTGGTTCTGGTCGTCGTCTTCGTGGGCCTGCTGGCGATCTACACGCCGCTGCCCATGACCCTGTTCGGCCTGGCCGAGCTGGTCATCTACGCCGCGCTGTACCTGGCCACCGAGGTGGCGCTGCGGCACCCCGAACCCCTGGTGGCCTTCCGACGGCTGCGCTGGTGGTCGATCGGCCTAGTCTTCCTGCTGTCGCTCAACGCCTGCGCCCTGGCCGTCAAGATCCGGCTGTTCGGCGAGCCGATCATGCGCGTCGAGGCCGCCCTGGTGGCCACCTGCGTTCTGCTGTTCGCGGCCCTGCGCGTGCACACCGGCAAGGTCAGCTACATCACCGCCGTCGGGCCGCCCGTGGCGACGCTGCTGTGGATCGCCTTCGACCGCCACACCCCGCTGGCCGCCAACCACTACGGCGCGGCCATGCTGCTGTTCGTCGCCGCCGTCCTCTCCGCCACCTGGCGCCAGCAGATGACCGACCGCGCCCTGGCCCAGGCCCTGCGCGACCTGGCGCGCAAGAACGCCGACCTGACCGAGGCCATCGCCGAAGCCAAGGCCGCCAGCCGCGCCAAGTCCGACCTGCTGGCCGTGGCCAGCCACGAGATCCGCACCCCGCTCAACGCCGTGCTGGGCTTCGCCCACGCCCTGCGCCGCGACACCTTCCTGACCTCCACCCAGGCCGACCTGGCCCAGGGCGTGCTGGAGGGCGGCGCCCAGCTGACCCGGCTGCTCGACACCGTGCTGGACCTGACCAAGCTGGAGGCCGGCCAGGCCGCCCTGACCCTGGCGCCGGTCGACCTGCGCCGCCTGGTCCGCACGGTGGTGCGGGTGTGGAGCGCCCACGCCCAGGCCGTCGGCGTGCTGCTGAGTTTCGAGGACGCCGATCCGGACCTGGCCTACGGCGTGCTGGCCGACGAGGCCAAGCTGGAGCAGACCCTGGTCAATCTGGTCTCCAACGGCCTGAAGGCCTCGCCGTCGGGCGGGGCCGTCGTGGTCCGCCTGGCCGGCGCGACTGGAGACCAGACGCTGAGCGCCCTGATCGAGGTGCGCGACACCGGCGCGCCCGTGCCGCCGGAGGACCGCCCCCGGATGTTCGACGCCTTCGACCAGACCGAGCGGGGCCGCAGCCTGGGCGGCAGTGGGCTGGGCCTGTCGATCTGCGCGGCCAACCTGGCCCTGATGGGCGGCGAGATCGGCGTGGACGACGTCCCCGGCGGCGACGCCCGATCCGGCAAGGCCGGCAAGCGCGGCGCGGTCTTCTGGTTCGCCTTCGAGGCCGCGATCCTGGCGCCGCCGGTCGCGGGGTCGCCGGCTCCGGGGTCGTCGGCGGAAGCGAACGTGGCCGCTCCGATCCGGGTGCTGGCCGCCGAGGACAATCCCGCCAACCGCCGGGTGCTGGCCGCCCTGCTGGCGGCCTCGCCGGTCCAGCTGGTGTTCGCCGAGGACGGGGCCAAGGCCCTGGACGCCTGGCGGGCCGAGCCCTTCGACCTGGTGCTGATGGACGTCAACATGCCGGTGCTGGACGGGGTTGCGGCCCTGGCCGAGATCCGCCGCGTGGAAGCCGCCTCGATCAAGCCCCGCACCCCCGTCTGGATGCTGACCGCCAACGTCTTCGACGACGACGTCGCCCGCTACCGGGCCGACGGCGCCGACGGCGTGCTGCGCAAGCCGATCGACACCGTGGCGCTGTTCGCGTTGTTGGCCGAGGTGGCTGAGGCGAAGACGGTGGTGGTGAGCCGCGCCTCCGAATCCCTCTCTCTTTGA
- a CDS encoding nucleoside-diphosphate sugar epimerase/dehydratase: MGRMGKIAAHMVLAFVALILARLVTAGAAAFEPPPLLQTTLFQAALFAVSALMIELVFRLERSPWRFFGAGDALRLARSAFLTTLTFAVLGQAIGVHRSGGVRALFVVFLVQVSLLAWLRIIRRTIYDRVLVDSLIRLRPAPASPALPRLLIIGTASEAEAFLRAPAALGERYAPVGVLTPKASETGDELGGVCILGAIDDFDGVMSQLRDGGLQPAALLFLTDGPLSAFGAERLGRLKTEGVRLLRRQGLVDMGAPSMSVGGASLREISLEELLSRAPVRLDPHPVRALVAGKRVLVTGAGGSIGSELARQIAASGPAQLTLLDSAEANLFHIDRELGEAWPQLPRRDVLCDVRDAARLDLVFAAERPELVFHAAALKHVTLVENHPCEGVRTNVMGTRNVAAAAKACGAAHLALISTDKAVAPASVMGATKRVAEAVVRQFGCGGATRVSVVRFGNVLGSAGSVVPIFQHQIARGGPVTLTDAQVERYFMTIPEAVQLVLRAVALSAVDAEPPTGVLTLEMGEPVKIIDLARRMIELQGLVPDRDIEIKITGLRPGEKLTEALVDINEIARPKAPGVTEAAPQTPLPPISIEALAALEAAALAGDEFSVRTQLFALVEALRTVSPALAAPSKTKAATARTQV, encoded by the coding sequence ATGGGTCGTATGGGTAAGATCGCGGCGCACATGGTGCTGGCCTTCGTGGCCCTGATCCTGGCGCGCCTGGTGACGGCCGGCGCCGCCGCGTTCGAACCGCCCCCTCTGCTGCAGACCACCCTGTTCCAGGCCGCCTTGTTCGCCGTCTCGGCCCTGATGATCGAGCTGGTGTTCCGGCTCGAGCGCTCGCCCTGGCGCTTCTTCGGGGCCGGCGACGCCCTGCGCCTGGCCCGTTCGGCCTTTCTCACCACCCTGACCTTCGCCGTGCTGGGCCAAGCCATCGGCGTCCACCGTTCGGGCGGCGTGCGCGCCCTGTTCGTCGTCTTCCTGGTGCAGGTCAGCCTGCTGGCCTGGCTGCGTATCATCCGCCGGACGATCTATGATCGCGTGCTGGTCGATTCGCTCATCCGCCTGCGCCCGGCGCCCGCCTCGCCGGCCCTGCCCCGCCTGCTGATCATCGGCACGGCCAGCGAGGCCGAGGCCTTCCTTCGCGCCCCCGCCGCCCTGGGCGAACGCTACGCCCCCGTGGGCGTGCTGACCCCCAAGGCCAGCGAAACCGGCGACGAGCTGGGCGGGGTCTGCATCCTGGGCGCCATCGACGATTTCGACGGCGTCATGTCCCAGCTGCGCGACGGCGGCCTGCAGCCGGCGGCCCTGCTGTTCCTGACCGACGGTCCGCTCAGCGCCTTCGGGGCCGAGCGCCTGGGCCGATTGAAGACCGAGGGCGTGCGCCTGCTGCGCCGCCAGGGCCTGGTGGACATGGGCGCGCCCAGCATGTCGGTCGGGGGCGCCAGCCTGCGCGAGATCAGCCTCGAGGAACTGCTCAGCCGCGCGCCGGTGCGCCTGGATCCCCACCCCGTCCGCGCCCTGGTGGCCGGCAAGCGGGTGCTGGTCACCGGGGCCGGCGGCAGCATCGGTTCGGAACTGGCCCGCCAGATCGCCGCCAGCGGCCCCGCCCAGCTGACCTTGCTGGATTCCGCCGAGGCCAACCTCTTCCATATCGACCGCGAGCTGGGCGAGGCCTGGCCGCAGCTGCCGCGCCGCGACGTGCTGTGCGACGTGCGCGACGCCGCCCGCCTGGACCTGGTGTTCGCCGCCGAAAGGCCCGAGCTGGTGTTCCACGCCGCCGCCCTCAAGCACGTCACCCTGGTCGAGAACCACCCCTGCGAAGGCGTGCGCACCAACGTGATGGGCACCCGCAACGTCGCCGCCGCCGCCAAGGCCTGCGGCGCGGCCCACCTGGCCCTGATCTCCACCGACAAGGCCGTGGCTCCGGCCAGCGTGATGGGCGCGACCAAGCGCGTGGCCGAGGCCGTGGTCCGCCAGTTCGGTTGCGGCGGCGCCACCCGCGTCAGCGTCGTGCGGTTCGGCAACGTGCTGGGCTCGGCCGGCTCGGTGGTGCCGATCTTCCAGCATCAGATCGCTCGCGGCGGACCGGTCACCCTGACCGACGCCCAGGTCGAGCGCTATTTCATGACCATCCCCGAGGCCGTGCAGCTGGTGCTGCGGGCCGTGGCGCTGTCGGCGGTCGACGCCGAGCCGCCGACCGGCGTCCTGACGCTTGAAATGGGCGAGCCGGTCAAGATCATCGATCTGGCTCGGCGGATGATCGAGCTGCAGGGCCTGGTTCCCGACCGCGACATCGAGATCAAGATCACCGGCCTGCGTCCCGGCGAAAAGCTGACCGAGGCCCTGGTCGACATCAACGAGATCGCCCGGCCCAAGGCTCCGGGCGTCACCGAGGCCGCGCCCCAGACGCCGTTGCCCCCGATCTCGATCGAGGCCCTGGCCGCCCTGGAAGCCGCCGCCCTGGCCGGCGACGAGTTCAGCGTGCGCACCCAGCTGTTCGCCCTGGTCGAGGCCCTGCGCACCGTGTCGCCCGCCCTGGCGGCCCCCAGCAAGACCAAGGCCGCGACCGCCAGGACCCAGGTCTGA